The Pseudomonas viciae genomic interval CAACACATTCGCAGCACGCCTGAAGTGCTCAACAGCGGCCAGCATTCGCTGCAAAAGGCCCAGTTCAGCCGTTATGCGGTGAACATCGTCGAACGCCTGCAGAACGCCGGTTACCAGGCCTACCTGGTCGGTGGCTGTGTGCGCGACATGCTGCTCAACATCACACCCAAGGATTTCGACGTTGCCACCAGCGCCACGCCGGAACAGATACGGGCCGAATTTCGCAATGCACGGATCATTGGCCGGCGCTTCAAGCTGGTCCACATCCACTTCGGTCGCGAAATCATCGAAGTGGCGACGTTCCGCGCCAACCACCCGCAAAGCGAAGAAGAAGACAGCAACCAGTCTTCTCGCAACGAGAGCGGGCGTATCCTGCGTGATAACGTCTACGGCACGTTGGAAGAAGACGCGCAACGCCGCGACTTCACCATCAATGCCCTGTATTACGATCCGGTCAGCGAACGCATCCTCGATTACGCCAACGGTGTACATGACATCCGCAATCGCCTGATCCGCCTGATCGGCGATCCGAAGCAGCGTTACCAGGAAGACCCGGTGCGGATGCTGCGGGCCGTTCGTTTCGCCGCCAAGCTGAATTTCGGTATCGAAAAACACAGCGCCACGCCGATTCGCGAACTGGCGCCAATGCTGCGGGAAATCCCTTCGGCCCGCCTGTTCGAAGAGGTGCTCAAGCTGTTCCTGTCGGGCCACGCGGCAGATACCTTCGAGATGCTGGTGGACCTGCAACTGTTCGACCCGCTGTTCCCGGCCAGCGCCGAGGCGTTGGAGCACAATCCAACCTACACCCACACCCTGATCAGTGAAGCGCTGATCAACACCGACTTGCGCATCAAGCAGAACAAGCCGGTGACCCCGGCGTTCCTGTTCGCCGCATTGCTCTGGCCGGCCCTGCCGGCCCGGGTGCTGCGCCTGCAAGACCGAGGCATGCCGCCGATCCCGGCGATGCAGGAAGCCGCCCACGAGCTGATCGCCGAACAGTGCCAGCGCATCGCAATTCCAAAACGTTTCACGATGCCGATCCGCGAGATCTGGGACATGCAGGAACGCCTGCCACGGCGCAGCGGCAAACGTGCCGACCTGCTGCTGGACAACCCGCGTTTCCGCGCCGGCTACGACTTTCTACTGTTGCGCGAAAGCGCCGGCGAACAGACCGATGGCCTGGGCGAATGGTGGACCGACTATCAGGACGCCAATGACAGCGAACGCCGCGACATGATTCGCGAGCTCAGCAGCAAGGAGGACGGCACCACCGGCCCACGCAAGCGGCGGCGCAGCAGCGGTGCCAAGCGCAAACGCGCCGGGGCACCGAGCGCATCGGGCGAGTAATCGATGGAGCGCATCTACATCGGCATGGGCAGCAACCTGGCCGAACCCGCTGAACAATTGCGCTGCGCCGTCCAGGCGCTGGCGCAACTGCCCGACACCCGGTTGGCGGGCGTTTCAGCGTTCTATCAAAGCGATTCCCTGCTGCCCGGCCAGCCGCGCTATACCAATGCGGTGGCAGCGCTGGACTGCCGACTGGCGCCGCTGGTCCTGCTCGATGCGCTGCAAGCCATCGAAACCGGGCAAGGTCGCGAACGCCTGGAACGCTGGGGCCCGCGCACGTTGGATCTGGACATTCTGCTGTTCGGCGATCGCCTGATCGACGAGCCCCGCCTCAAAGTCCCCCACTACCACATGCAGGCCCGGGCCTTTGTACTCTATCCGCTGGCCGAGCTGGCCCCCGCCGACCTGCGTCTGGCCGATGGGCGCCTGCTCAAGGATTTGCTTGCGGCGTGCCCGTTTGTAGGCCTGGAACGCTTGCCTGCGAACTGATGCAAATCCCCCCTGTGGGAGCGAGCAAGCTCGCTCCCACAGGTTCCAGCACCGGGCAGTCATTCTGGGACGCTCATCTACGCTGAAACGCATCAGTAACCCCGGTAACACCCAGCGGTAACACATCCAATTGACTTCCCGAGAGCTCCTCACGACTATAGGCGTCCCGTTGCCGCCAACGCGGCGTTGAAGGGCGCAATCCAGGCCTTACAAGCACCACACATAGAGGGTGCGCCTGTGTAAATGACGAATCATGCGCGTTACTCGCAGTAGTTCACGAGCGCCTAATGAGGACTTTTTCATGCCAGCTATTACCCTGACCACACTGCAAGGTCTCAAGCAAAAAGGTGAGAAAATCGCCATGCTGACCTGCTATGACGCGACCTTCGCCCACGCCTGCAACGAGGCCGGTGTCGAAGTGCTGCTGGTGGGCGATTCCCTCGGCATGGTGCTGCAAGGTCACGACAGCACGCTGCCGGTGACCACCGCCGAGATGGCCTACCATGTGGCCGCCGTCAAACGCGGTAACACCGATGCGCTGATCCTCGCCGACCTGCCATTCATGTCCTACGCCACCCTCGAACAAACCATGACCAACAGCGCCATGCTGATGCAGGCCGGCGCCCACATGGTCAAAGTCGAAGGCGCACTGTGGCTGGCCGATTCGATTCGGCTGCTGGCCGAGCGCGGCATCCCGGTGTGCGCGCACATGGGCTTGACCCCACAGTCGGTAAACATTCTCGGTGGCTACAAAGTCCAGGGGCGCAATGAGAACCAGGCACGGCAGATGCGCGCCGACGCCATTGCACTGGAGCAAGCCGGTGCAGCGATGTTGCTGCTCGAATGCGTGCCCAGCGAGCTGGCGGAAGAAATCACCCAGGCAGTGAAGATCCCCGTGATCGGGATCGGCGCCGGCAACGCCACCGACGGCCAGGTGCTGGTGTTGCACGACATGCTCGGGCTGTCGATCACCGGCCGAGTGCCCAAGTTCGTGAAGAACTTCATGGCTGGGCAAGGCTCCATCCAGGCGGCCCTGAGCGCTTACGTTGCCG includes:
- a CDS encoding polynucleotide adenylyltransferase PcnB, giving the protein MLKKLFQSFRSPLRRTQHIRSTPEVLNSGQHSLQKAQFSRYAVNIVERLQNAGYQAYLVGGCVRDMLLNITPKDFDVATSATPEQIRAEFRNARIIGRRFKLVHIHFGREIIEVATFRANHPQSEEEDSNQSSRNESGRILRDNVYGTLEEDAQRRDFTINALYYDPVSERILDYANGVHDIRNRLIRLIGDPKQRYQEDPVRMLRAVRFAAKLNFGIEKHSATPIRELAPMLREIPSARLFEEVLKLFLSGHAADTFEMLVDLQLFDPLFPASAEALEHNPTYTHTLISEALINTDLRIKQNKPVTPAFLFAALLWPALPARVLRLQDRGMPPIPAMQEAAHELIAEQCQRIAIPKRFTMPIREIWDMQERLPRRSGKRADLLLDNPRFRAGYDFLLLRESAGEQTDGLGEWWTDYQDANDSERRDMIRELSSKEDGTTGPRKRRRSSGAKRKRAGAPSASGE
- the folK gene encoding 2-amino-4-hydroxy-6-hydroxymethyldihydropteridine diphosphokinase, translating into MERIYIGMGSNLAEPAEQLRCAVQALAQLPDTRLAGVSAFYQSDSLLPGQPRYTNAVAALDCRLAPLVLLDALQAIETGQGRERLERWGPRTLDLDILLFGDRLIDEPRLKVPHYHMQARAFVLYPLAELAPADLRLADGRLLKDLLAACPFVGLERLPAN
- the panB gene encoding 3-methyl-2-oxobutanoate hydroxymethyltransferase, with the translated sequence MPAITLTTLQGLKQKGEKIAMLTCYDATFAHACNEAGVEVLLVGDSLGMVLQGHDSTLPVTTAEMAYHVAAVKRGNTDALILADLPFMSYATLEQTMTNSAMLMQAGAHMVKVEGALWLADSIRLLAERGIPVCAHMGLTPQSVNILGGYKVQGRNENQARQMRADAIALEQAGAAMLLLECVPSELAEEITQAVKIPVIGIGAGNATDGQVLVLHDMLGLSITGRVPKFVKNFMAGQGSIQAALSAYVAEVKAATFPGVEHGFSA